The following are encoded together in the Triticum dicoccoides isolate Atlit2015 ecotype Zavitan chromosome 6B, WEW_v2.0, whole genome shotgun sequence genome:
- the LOC119324857 gene encoding uncharacterized protein LOC119324857, with product MSPVEIPHWFDHVPNSVCVDGKRLRQSAMPVDPMSKVLDDDNLLIEILLLIGYPTTLICAALICKRWFCHASDPAFLCRFRKLHPPRLLGVYFKTRASHSRFVPMLPQPPENDAVISCASSVDAHKLMLDD from the exons ATGAGTCCAGTTGAGATTCCCCACTG GTTTGATCATGTTCCCAACTCAGTGTGTGTGGATGGAAAGAGGCTGCGGCAATCTGCAATGCCTGTTGACCCCATGTCCAAGGTGCTCGACGATGATAACCTTCTCATCGAGATCCTCCTGCTAATCGGCTACCCCACCACCCTCATCTGCGCTGCTCTCATCTGCAAACGTTGGTTCTGTCATGCCTCTGACCCTGCCTTCCTCTGCCGCTTCCGCAAGCTCCACCCTCCCCGCCTCCTTGGCGTATATTTCAAGACCAGGGCGAGCCACTCACGCTTTGTGCCGATGCTACCACAGCCCCCAGAGAATGATGCAGTCATCAGCTGCGCAAGCTCCGTGGATGCACATAAACTCATGTTGGATGACTAG